The following coding sequences lie in one Rutidosis leptorrhynchoides isolate AG116_Rl617_1_P2 chromosome 6, CSIRO_AGI_Rlap_v1, whole genome shotgun sequence genomic window:
- the LOC139851905 gene encoding peroxisomal ATPase PEX6 isoform X1 translates to MVVRRKPLVLSSTKSLLSSVLNSSSKHQLNEINDSPVTKYSAGIDAATAPATVQLLAGILRFSDGNLGISQQKLISLDDAALIGLSTSLLKRLSITSGSLVIVKNVDTNIQRISQVVALDPPNVNDVTSSNNESLSDDSSNAMVVFPSISFPLIHQHASLSAEVAYVSPILAFNLGLHTSCLRLLLHHGEDKLASMFEVKGDSEANGDVNEGLSLNLDVEPLTKLPRYASHLRVSFVKIPECGIFGNLIGSSSIEAQDRQEKIDLALNEYFTIDRYLARGDVFSVSINWNCKSAMCIACTQKKQNSSDTNLYFKVVAAEPADEPILRINRSQTALVLAASTPSAVPPNLLLSCPRGFPPLHQDTIKTLASIITPTLCPSALSSKFRVAVLLFGLPGCGKRTVVKHVASQLGLHVVEYSCHDLLASTEKKTSLMLAQSFSAARRYSPTILLLRHFDAFSNLSSNDGLANDQAGLNSEVASVIREFTKPSTPNEDDYEDESESEYTNNVTTHPVLLVAAADNSEGLPPTIRRCFSHELKMGPLTEEQRVDMISQSLKCIPELLPDTSIEDLVKDMVGQTSGFMPRDIRALIADASSTLIPINGTRISGESSSHELNPPKDIDSTNGKEFMEKALERSKKRNASALGTPKVPNVKWDDVGGLEDVKKSILDTVQLPLLHKDLFSSGLRKRSGVLLYGPPGTGKTLLAKAVATECSLNFLSVKGPELINMYIGESEKNVRDIFQKARAARPCVIFFDELDSLAPARGASGDSGGVMDRVVSQMLAEIDGLSDSSQDLFIIGASNRPDLIDAALLRPGRFDKLLYVGVATDPSYRERVLKALTRKFKLHEDVSLYSIAKKCPPNFTGADMYALCADAWFHAAKRQVLAADADPTCMKDEIDSVVVEYEDFVTVLIDLSPSLSLAELKKYELLRDQFEGTSSK, encoded by the exons ATGGTGGTCAGAAGAAAACCCCTGGTGCTTTCTTCAACCAAATCACTTCTCAGTTCCGTACTCAATTCATCCAGTAAACATCAATTAAATGAAATTAACGATTCTCCGGTTACCAAATACTCCGCCGGCATTGACGCCGCCACTGCACCGGCGACGGTGCAGTTGCTTGCAGGTATTCTTAGGTTTTCGGATGGTAATTTAGGGATTTCACAACAGAAGTTGATTTCTCTCGATGATGCTGCTTTGATCGGACTATCTACTTCACTTCTTAAAAGGCTATCTATTACCTCAGGTTCACTG GTGATTGTGAAAAATGTGGATACCAACATACAAAGAATAAGCCAAGTTGTGGCACTTGATCCTCCCAATGTTAATGACGTAACATCATCTAACAACGAATCATTATCAGATGATTCTTCAAATGCAATGGTTGTATTTCCATCGATTAGTTTCCCACTTATTCATCAACACGCATCGTTGTCTGCAGAAGTTGCGTACGTTTCTCCTATTTTAGCATTTAATCTCGGGTTGCATACctcatgcttaaggttgcttctTCACCATGGAGAAGACAAATTGGCTTCTATGTTTGAAGTAAAAGGCGATAGTGAAGCTAATGGGGATGTAAATGAAGGATTATCTCTAAATTTAGATGTTGAACCTTTGACAAAATTGCCAAGGTATGCGTCACATTTAAGGGTATCGTTTGTGAAGATACCAGAATGTGGTATTTTTGGAAATCTTATAGGAAGTTCATCCATTGAAGCTCAAGATCGTCAAGAAAAGATTGATCTGGCGTTAAACGAGTACTTCACTATTGATAGATATCTTGCTAGAGGTGATGTTTTCAGTGTCAGCATCAACTGGAATTGTAAATCAGCCATGTGCATAGCTTGTACCCAAAAGAAGCAAAACTCAAGTGACACCAATCTGTACTTCAAG GTGGTTGCAGCAGAGCCAGCAGATGAACCCATTCTTAGAATCAATCGGTCTCAAACGGCCCTCGTGCTTGCTGCAAGTACTCCGTCTGCTGTTCCCCCAAATCTTTTACTTTCTTGCCCAAGAGGTTTTCCACCTTTACATCAAGACACTATAAAGACACTAGCCTCCATTATTACACCAACTTTATGCCCGTCAGCACTTTCATCAAAATTTAGAGTTGCTGTTCTATTGTTTGGTTTACCTG GGTGTGGGAAAAGGACTGTAGTGAAACATGTTGCTAGTCAACTAGGGTTGCATGTGGTTGAGTACAGCTGTCACGATTTACTTGCATCCACTGAGAAGAAAACGTCTCTCATGTTGGCTCAATCTTTTAGTGCAGCTCGTAG ATACTCGCCTACAATTCTTCTTCTTCGTCATTTTGATGCTTTTAGCAATTTGAGCTCTAATGATGGTTTAGCGAATGATCAAGCCGGTTTGAATTCTGAAGTTGCATCTGTCATCAGGGAATTTACCAAGCCATCTACCCCGAATGAAGATGATTATGAAGATGAATCAGAATCGGAG TATACGAACAACGTGACTACTCATCCGGTGCTGCTTGTTGCAGCTGCTGATAATTCTGAAGGGTTGCCACCAACAATCAGACGTTGTTTTAGCCATGAATTGAAGATGGGGCCATTAACAGAGGAGCAAAGAGTTGATATGATATCCCAGTCACTTAAGTGTATACCAGAGCTGCTTCCAGAT ACGTCTATAGAGGATCTTGTAAAAGATATGGTTGGACAAACGTCTGGTTTCATGCCAAGGGATATTCGGGCCTTAATTGCTGATGCTAGTTCAACTTTGATCCCTATTAATGGTACCCGAATATCGGGTGAAAGCAGTTCACATGAATTAAACCCACCAAAGGATATCGATTCAACAAATGGCAAAGAATTCATGGAAAAAGCTTTGGAGAGATCAAAGAAACGGAATGCTTCGGCTCTGGGGACTCCTAAG GTTCCAAATGTCAAATGGGACGATGTAGGTGGACTGGAAGATGTGAAAAAATCTATTCTGGATACTGTTCAG CTCCCCCTTCTGCATAAGGATTTGTTTTCATCTGGGCTACGTAAACGCTCTGGTGTTCTTCTTTACGGTCCTCCTGGTACTGGGAAG ACGTTGTTGGCAAAAGCTGTTGCAACCGAATGTTCTCTCAATTTCCTAAGTGTTAAAGGGCCTGAATTGATCAACATGTACATAGGAGAGTCAGAGAAAAATGTGCGAGACATATTCCAGAAG GCTCGAGCAGCCCGTCCATGTGTCATCTTCTTCGATGAACTCGATTCCCTTGCACCAGCCAGAGGTGCGTCTGGTGATTCTGGAGGAGTTATGGACCGTGTGGTTTCTCAG ATGCTTGCAGAGATTGATGGCCTGAGTGATTCTTCTCAA GACTTATTCATAATAGGAGCAAGCAATAGACCAGATCTTATAGATGCAGCTCTTTTAAGGCCTGGTCGTTTCGATAAGCTACTTTATGTTGGTGTAGCTACAGATCCATCTTATAGAGAGAG GGTTTTAAAAGCACTGACGCGTAAATTTAAGCTACACGAAGATGTGTCTCTTTATTCAATAGCAAAGAAATGTCCCCCGAATTTTACCGGTGCAGACATGTATGCCTTGTGTGCAGACGCGTGGTTTCATGCTGCAAAGCGCCAG GTTTTAGCAGCCGATGCAGATCCAACTTGCATGAAGGATGAAATCGATTCTGTTGTTGTCGAATACGAGGATTTTGTGACT GTGTTGATAGACCTTTCTCCCTCACTATCTCTAGCAGAGCTCAAAAAGTATGAGTTGCTTCGAGATCAATTCGAAGGAACTTCTTCAAAATAA
- the LOC139851905 gene encoding peroxisomal ATPase PEX6 isoform X2, with amino-acid sequence MVVRRKPLVLSSTKSLLSSVLNSSSKHQLNEINDSPVTKYSAGIDAATAPATVQLLAGILRFSDGNLGISQQKLISLDDAALIGLSTSLLKRLSITSGSLVIVKNVDTNIQRISQVVALDPPNVNDVTSSNNESLSDDSSNAMVVFPSISFPLIHQHASLSAEVAYVSPILAFNLGLHTSCLRLLLHHGEDKLASMFEVKGDSEANGDVNEGLSLNLDVEPLTKLPRYASHLRVSFVKIPECGIFGNLIGSSSIEAQDRQEKIDLALNEYFTIDRYLARGDVFSVSINWNCKSAMCIACTQKKQNSSDTNLYFKVVAAEPADEPILRINRSQTALVLAASTPSAVPPNLLLSCPRGFPPLHQDTIKTLASIITPTLCPSALSSKFRVAVLLFGLPGCGKRTVVKHVASQLGLHVVEYSCHDLLASTEKKTSLMLAQSFSAARSNLSSNDGLANDQAGLNSEVASVIREFTKPSTPNEDDYEDESESEYTNNVTTHPVLLVAAADNSEGLPPTIRRCFSHELKMGPLTEEQRVDMISQSLKCIPELLPDTSIEDLVKDMVGQTSGFMPRDIRALIADASSTLIPINGTRISGESSSHELNPPKDIDSTNGKEFMEKALERSKKRNASALGTPKVPNVKWDDVGGLEDVKKSILDTVQLPLLHKDLFSSGLRKRSGVLLYGPPGTGKTLLAKAVATECSLNFLSVKGPELINMYIGESEKNVRDIFQKARAARPCVIFFDELDSLAPARGASGDSGGVMDRVVSQMLAEIDGLSDSSQDLFIIGASNRPDLIDAALLRPGRFDKLLYVGVATDPSYRERVLKALTRKFKLHEDVSLYSIAKKCPPNFTGADMYALCADAWFHAAKRQVLAADADPTCMKDEIDSVVVEYEDFVTVLIDLSPSLSLAELKKYELLRDQFEGTSSK; translated from the exons ATGGTGGTCAGAAGAAAACCCCTGGTGCTTTCTTCAACCAAATCACTTCTCAGTTCCGTACTCAATTCATCCAGTAAACATCAATTAAATGAAATTAACGATTCTCCGGTTACCAAATACTCCGCCGGCATTGACGCCGCCACTGCACCGGCGACGGTGCAGTTGCTTGCAGGTATTCTTAGGTTTTCGGATGGTAATTTAGGGATTTCACAACAGAAGTTGATTTCTCTCGATGATGCTGCTTTGATCGGACTATCTACTTCACTTCTTAAAAGGCTATCTATTACCTCAGGTTCACTG GTGATTGTGAAAAATGTGGATACCAACATACAAAGAATAAGCCAAGTTGTGGCACTTGATCCTCCCAATGTTAATGACGTAACATCATCTAACAACGAATCATTATCAGATGATTCTTCAAATGCAATGGTTGTATTTCCATCGATTAGTTTCCCACTTATTCATCAACACGCATCGTTGTCTGCAGAAGTTGCGTACGTTTCTCCTATTTTAGCATTTAATCTCGGGTTGCATACctcatgcttaaggttgcttctTCACCATGGAGAAGACAAATTGGCTTCTATGTTTGAAGTAAAAGGCGATAGTGAAGCTAATGGGGATGTAAATGAAGGATTATCTCTAAATTTAGATGTTGAACCTTTGACAAAATTGCCAAGGTATGCGTCACATTTAAGGGTATCGTTTGTGAAGATACCAGAATGTGGTATTTTTGGAAATCTTATAGGAAGTTCATCCATTGAAGCTCAAGATCGTCAAGAAAAGATTGATCTGGCGTTAAACGAGTACTTCACTATTGATAGATATCTTGCTAGAGGTGATGTTTTCAGTGTCAGCATCAACTGGAATTGTAAATCAGCCATGTGCATAGCTTGTACCCAAAAGAAGCAAAACTCAAGTGACACCAATCTGTACTTCAAG GTGGTTGCAGCAGAGCCAGCAGATGAACCCATTCTTAGAATCAATCGGTCTCAAACGGCCCTCGTGCTTGCTGCAAGTACTCCGTCTGCTGTTCCCCCAAATCTTTTACTTTCTTGCCCAAGAGGTTTTCCACCTTTACATCAAGACACTATAAAGACACTAGCCTCCATTATTACACCAACTTTATGCCCGTCAGCACTTTCATCAAAATTTAGAGTTGCTGTTCTATTGTTTGGTTTACCTG GGTGTGGGAAAAGGACTGTAGTGAAACATGTTGCTAGTCAACTAGGGTTGCATGTGGTTGAGTACAGCTGTCACGATTTACTTGCATCCACTGAGAAGAAAACGTCTCTCATGTTGGCTCAATCTTTTAGTGCAGCTCGTAG CAATTTGAGCTCTAATGATGGTTTAGCGAATGATCAAGCCGGTTTGAATTCTGAAGTTGCATCTGTCATCAGGGAATTTACCAAGCCATCTACCCCGAATGAAGATGATTATGAAGATGAATCAGAATCGGAG TATACGAACAACGTGACTACTCATCCGGTGCTGCTTGTTGCAGCTGCTGATAATTCTGAAGGGTTGCCACCAACAATCAGACGTTGTTTTAGCCATGAATTGAAGATGGGGCCATTAACAGAGGAGCAAAGAGTTGATATGATATCCCAGTCACTTAAGTGTATACCAGAGCTGCTTCCAGAT ACGTCTATAGAGGATCTTGTAAAAGATATGGTTGGACAAACGTCTGGTTTCATGCCAAGGGATATTCGGGCCTTAATTGCTGATGCTAGTTCAACTTTGATCCCTATTAATGGTACCCGAATATCGGGTGAAAGCAGTTCACATGAATTAAACCCACCAAAGGATATCGATTCAACAAATGGCAAAGAATTCATGGAAAAAGCTTTGGAGAGATCAAAGAAACGGAATGCTTCGGCTCTGGGGACTCCTAAG GTTCCAAATGTCAAATGGGACGATGTAGGTGGACTGGAAGATGTGAAAAAATCTATTCTGGATACTGTTCAG CTCCCCCTTCTGCATAAGGATTTGTTTTCATCTGGGCTACGTAAACGCTCTGGTGTTCTTCTTTACGGTCCTCCTGGTACTGGGAAG ACGTTGTTGGCAAAAGCTGTTGCAACCGAATGTTCTCTCAATTTCCTAAGTGTTAAAGGGCCTGAATTGATCAACATGTACATAGGAGAGTCAGAGAAAAATGTGCGAGACATATTCCAGAAG GCTCGAGCAGCCCGTCCATGTGTCATCTTCTTCGATGAACTCGATTCCCTTGCACCAGCCAGAGGTGCGTCTGGTGATTCTGGAGGAGTTATGGACCGTGTGGTTTCTCAG ATGCTTGCAGAGATTGATGGCCTGAGTGATTCTTCTCAA GACTTATTCATAATAGGAGCAAGCAATAGACCAGATCTTATAGATGCAGCTCTTTTAAGGCCTGGTCGTTTCGATAAGCTACTTTATGTTGGTGTAGCTACAGATCCATCTTATAGAGAGAG GGTTTTAAAAGCACTGACGCGTAAATTTAAGCTACACGAAGATGTGTCTCTTTATTCAATAGCAAAGAAATGTCCCCCGAATTTTACCGGTGCAGACATGTATGCCTTGTGTGCAGACGCGTGGTTTCATGCTGCAAAGCGCCAG GTTTTAGCAGCCGATGCAGATCCAACTTGCATGAAGGATGAAATCGATTCTGTTGTTGTCGAATACGAGGATTTTGTGACT GTGTTGATAGACCTTTCTCCCTCACTATCTCTAGCAGAGCTCAAAAAGTATGAGTTGCTTCGAGATCAATTCGAAGGAACTTCTTCAAAATAA
- the LOC139851905 gene encoding peroxisomal ATPase PEX6 isoform X3: MVVRRKPLVLSSTKSLLSSVLNSSSKHQLNEINDSPVTKYSAGIDAATAPATVQLLAGILRFSDGNLGISQQKLISLDDAALIGLSTSLLKRLSITSGSLVIVKNVDTNIQRISQVVALDPPNVNDVTSSNNESLSDDSSNAMVVFPSISFPLIHQHASLSAEVAYVSPILAFNLGLHTSCLRLLLHHGEDKLASMFEVKGDSEANGDVNEGLSLNLDVEPLTKLPRYASHLRVSFVKIPECGIFGNLIGSSSIEAQDRQEKIDLALNEYFTIDRYLARGDVFSVSINWNCKSAMCIACTQKKQNSSDTNLYFKVVAAEPADEPILRINRSQTALVLAASTPSAVPPNLLLSCPRGFPPLHQDTIKTLASIITPTLCPSALSSKFRVAVLLFGLPGCGKRTVVKHVASQLGLHVVEYSCHDLLASTEKKTSLMLAQSFSAARRYSPTILLLRHFDAFSNLSSNDGLANDQAGLNSEVASVIREFTKPSTPNEDDYEDESESEYTNNVTTHPVLLVAAADNSEGLPPTIRRCFSHELKMGPLTEEQRVDMISQSLKCIPELLPDTSIEDLVKDMVGQTSGFMPRDIRALIADASSTLIPINGTRISGESSSHELNPPKDIDSTNGKEFMEKALERSKKRNASALGTPKVPNVKWDDVGGLEDVKKSILDTVQLPLLHKDLFSSGLRKRSGVLLYGPPGTGKTLLAKAVATECSLNFLSVKGPELINMYIGESEKNVRDIFQKARAARPCVIFFDELDSLAPARGASGDSGGVMDRVVSQMLAEIDGLSDSSQDLFIIGASNRPDLIDAALLRPGRFDKLLYVGVATDPSYRESILKQWIHTMKINY, translated from the exons ATGGTGGTCAGAAGAAAACCCCTGGTGCTTTCTTCAACCAAATCACTTCTCAGTTCCGTACTCAATTCATCCAGTAAACATCAATTAAATGAAATTAACGATTCTCCGGTTACCAAATACTCCGCCGGCATTGACGCCGCCACTGCACCGGCGACGGTGCAGTTGCTTGCAGGTATTCTTAGGTTTTCGGATGGTAATTTAGGGATTTCACAACAGAAGTTGATTTCTCTCGATGATGCTGCTTTGATCGGACTATCTACTTCACTTCTTAAAAGGCTATCTATTACCTCAGGTTCACTG GTGATTGTGAAAAATGTGGATACCAACATACAAAGAATAAGCCAAGTTGTGGCACTTGATCCTCCCAATGTTAATGACGTAACATCATCTAACAACGAATCATTATCAGATGATTCTTCAAATGCAATGGTTGTATTTCCATCGATTAGTTTCCCACTTATTCATCAACACGCATCGTTGTCTGCAGAAGTTGCGTACGTTTCTCCTATTTTAGCATTTAATCTCGGGTTGCATACctcatgcttaaggttgcttctTCACCATGGAGAAGACAAATTGGCTTCTATGTTTGAAGTAAAAGGCGATAGTGAAGCTAATGGGGATGTAAATGAAGGATTATCTCTAAATTTAGATGTTGAACCTTTGACAAAATTGCCAAGGTATGCGTCACATTTAAGGGTATCGTTTGTGAAGATACCAGAATGTGGTATTTTTGGAAATCTTATAGGAAGTTCATCCATTGAAGCTCAAGATCGTCAAGAAAAGATTGATCTGGCGTTAAACGAGTACTTCACTATTGATAGATATCTTGCTAGAGGTGATGTTTTCAGTGTCAGCATCAACTGGAATTGTAAATCAGCCATGTGCATAGCTTGTACCCAAAAGAAGCAAAACTCAAGTGACACCAATCTGTACTTCAAG GTGGTTGCAGCAGAGCCAGCAGATGAACCCATTCTTAGAATCAATCGGTCTCAAACGGCCCTCGTGCTTGCTGCAAGTACTCCGTCTGCTGTTCCCCCAAATCTTTTACTTTCTTGCCCAAGAGGTTTTCCACCTTTACATCAAGACACTATAAAGACACTAGCCTCCATTATTACACCAACTTTATGCCCGTCAGCACTTTCATCAAAATTTAGAGTTGCTGTTCTATTGTTTGGTTTACCTG GGTGTGGGAAAAGGACTGTAGTGAAACATGTTGCTAGTCAACTAGGGTTGCATGTGGTTGAGTACAGCTGTCACGATTTACTTGCATCCACTGAGAAGAAAACGTCTCTCATGTTGGCTCAATCTTTTAGTGCAGCTCGTAG ATACTCGCCTACAATTCTTCTTCTTCGTCATTTTGATGCTTTTAGCAATTTGAGCTCTAATGATGGTTTAGCGAATGATCAAGCCGGTTTGAATTCTGAAGTTGCATCTGTCATCAGGGAATTTACCAAGCCATCTACCCCGAATGAAGATGATTATGAAGATGAATCAGAATCGGAG TATACGAACAACGTGACTACTCATCCGGTGCTGCTTGTTGCAGCTGCTGATAATTCTGAAGGGTTGCCACCAACAATCAGACGTTGTTTTAGCCATGAATTGAAGATGGGGCCATTAACAGAGGAGCAAAGAGTTGATATGATATCCCAGTCACTTAAGTGTATACCAGAGCTGCTTCCAGAT ACGTCTATAGAGGATCTTGTAAAAGATATGGTTGGACAAACGTCTGGTTTCATGCCAAGGGATATTCGGGCCTTAATTGCTGATGCTAGTTCAACTTTGATCCCTATTAATGGTACCCGAATATCGGGTGAAAGCAGTTCACATGAATTAAACCCACCAAAGGATATCGATTCAACAAATGGCAAAGAATTCATGGAAAAAGCTTTGGAGAGATCAAAGAAACGGAATGCTTCGGCTCTGGGGACTCCTAAG GTTCCAAATGTCAAATGGGACGATGTAGGTGGACTGGAAGATGTGAAAAAATCTATTCTGGATACTGTTCAG CTCCCCCTTCTGCATAAGGATTTGTTTTCATCTGGGCTACGTAAACGCTCTGGTGTTCTTCTTTACGGTCCTCCTGGTACTGGGAAG ACGTTGTTGGCAAAAGCTGTTGCAACCGAATGTTCTCTCAATTTCCTAAGTGTTAAAGGGCCTGAATTGATCAACATGTACATAGGAGAGTCAGAGAAAAATGTGCGAGACATATTCCAGAAG GCTCGAGCAGCCCGTCCATGTGTCATCTTCTTCGATGAACTCGATTCCCTTGCACCAGCCAGAGGTGCGTCTGGTGATTCTGGAGGAGTTATGGACCGTGTGGTTTCTCAG ATGCTTGCAGAGATTGATGGCCTGAGTGATTCTTCTCAA GACTTATTCATAATAGGAGCAAGCAATAGACCAGATCTTATAGATGCAGCTCTTTTAAGGCCTGGTCGTTTCGATAAGCTACTTTATGTTGGTGTAGCTACAGATCCATCTTATAGAGAGAG TATACTTAAGCAATGGATTCATACAATGAAGATCAATTACTAA
- the LOC139854188 gene encoding uncharacterized protein, producing MEGLIPTRRLSSASHSDGGRTTSLPGIAGASAVAGTLAIVSVGTYGPSVDGTALLSPFDVNWRNYERGYYLGDGIYPDWDMLVKAPHAPTDEPRKKFKRFQESVRKDIERAFRVLQGRFTMFKTPARSLDFNKIRRHMYACVALHNMIQENNDFVIGRREERMIGHPSNQPRQLERNMMDRYAMVKEIRDRQVHNMLTADLIEHVWNLSPYFRSANDV from the exons ATGGAAG GGTTAattccaacacgacgtttgtcctcagcatcccattcaGATGGAGGGAGAACAACCTCTCTACCAGGGATAGCGGGAGCATCTGCAGTAGCTGGAACACTTGCTATAGTCTCAGTTGGGAcatatggaccatctgtg GATGGCACTGCTCTACTTTCACCATTTGATGTAAACTGGCGTAACTACGAGAGAGGGTATTACCTAGGTGATGGTATATACCCTGATTGGGATATGTTGGTCAAAGCGCCCCATGCTCCAACTGACGAACCGCGAAAAAAATTTAAACGGTTTCAAGAAAGTGTAAGAAAAGATATTGAGCGTGCATTTAGAGTATTACAGGGTAGATTTACAATGTTCAAAACTCCGGCTAGATCTTTGGACTTCAATAAAATTAGAAGACATATGTACGCTTGTGTTGCATTACATAACATGATTCAAGAAAATAACGACTTTGTGATTGGACGCAGAGAAGAAAGAATGATTGGTCACCCAAGTAACCAACCACGACAATTAGAAAGGAATATGATGGATCGATATGCTATGGTTAAGGAAATCAGAGATAGGCAAGTTCACAATATGTTGACAGCAGATTTAATCGAGCACGTTTGGAACTTATCACCTTACTTTCGTAGTGCTAATGATGTGTAA